One genomic window of Haloferax mediterranei ATCC 33500 includes the following:
- a CDS encoding pentapeptide repeat-containing protein produces MKNDPRCAYEHVYRDTTDEQVDAKEGPTVWQCPHPASGATEYCLFHAPIEGKNAEAVTESLLDVVNDPTRPSVFIGGKFETLGLASADLESEEPIDLRGAMIHHNCDLRDATVDAPLRLDGVSVGGAMCMQRFEARSTVSCRGLQVGGRWALCEATVDGRLDATDFSTESLIATDAHFVRGATFRRGTVEAQFAAARATFDGPTWLSHTRVGGHLDLGNVTCTHRLSLAHCHVDEHVNIQSATVDDGISLDHLHVGHEFDATRLTVTGGIDATTGQFDGTVDCTGLTVTDGRVDFGHCTFEGPVYFDGATISGRKLRFHDAQFESGTVSFVRTAISGNLDLSGVTCSTTATVRVVEGSVGGSIICDHATFEDELFFSNVRVKRDFDFSDCTVGTLTFGVEVDGRLDFAYTHVTDSAEFRATIIHGPARFTSAQFDTDPSLTDATLDGTVAAYNLSVESPDQS; encoded by the coding sequence GTGAAAAACGACCCTCGGTGCGCCTACGAGCACGTCTACCGCGATACAACCGACGAGCAGGTGGACGCCAAAGAGGGCCCCACCGTCTGGCAGTGTCCACATCCAGCGAGCGGCGCGACCGAATACTGTCTCTTTCACGCGCCGATTGAGGGGAAGAACGCGGAGGCGGTGACGGAGAGCCTTCTCGACGTTGTTAACGACCCCACGAGACCGTCTGTGTTCATCGGCGGGAAGTTCGAGACGCTCGGGTTGGCGTCGGCGGACCTCGAAAGCGAGGAACCAATCGACCTCCGTGGAGCCATGATTCACCACAACTGCGACCTCAGAGATGCGACCGTTGATGCTCCACTACGACTCGACGGGGTTTCGGTTGGTGGGGCGATGTGCATGCAACGATTTGAGGCGCGTTCGACGGTCTCCTGCCGAGGACTCCAAGTCGGCGGTCGATGGGCACTCTGTGAGGCGACCGTCGACGGCCGTCTCGATGCGACTGACTTTAGCACCGAGTCGCTTATCGCGACAGATGCGCACTTCGTCCGTGGTGCCACGTTCAGGAGAGGGACTGTCGAAGCCCAGTTTGCCGCTGCTCGTGCCACGTTCGACGGCCCGACATGGCTCTCACATACGCGAGTCGGAGGACACCTCGACCTCGGGAACGTCACGTGTACGCATCGACTCTCCCTCGCACACTGCCACGTCGACGAACACGTCAACATCCAGTCGGCGACAGTCGACGACGGAATATCTCTCGACCATCTTCACGTCGGTCACGAGTTCGATGCAACACGGCTCACGGTCACGGGCGGAATCGACGCAACCACCGGACAGTTCGACGGCACCGTCGACTGTACGGGACTCACAGTGACGGACGGACGAGTCGACTTCGGACACTGCACGTTCGAAGGCCCAGTGTACTTCGACGGCGCAACAATCAGTGGCCGGAAACTCCGGTTCCACGATGCGCAGTTCGAATCAGGAACTGTATCGTTCGTCCGAACTGCTATTTCCGGAAACCTCGACCTCTCGGGTGTGACGTGCTCGACCACAGCTACAGTACGTGTCGTAGAAGGGTCAGTCGGGGGGAGCATCATCTGTGACCATGCGACGTTCGAGGACGAACTGTTCTTCTCGAACGTCCGCGTGAAACGCGACTTCGACTTCTCGGACTGTACCGTCGGAACACTCACGTTCGGCGTCGAAGTCGACGGCCGATTGGACTTCGCGTACACACACGTCACTGATAGCGCCGAGTTCAGAGCGACAATCATACACGGCCCCGCTCGATTCACCAGCGCACAGTTCGATACCGACCCGTCGCTCACGGATGCAACGCTCGACGGGACCGTCGCGGCGTACAACCTCTCGGTCGAGTCTCCCGACCAGTCGTGA
- a CDS encoding DUF7139 domain-containing protein codes for MTSDGQNRLLALYRHYVGSDPDETTVYLGFALFFTAIGLLAVALATVIWSGGVPPENIFKYELREVAGVTGAIGIPLLLTSVVVLLPTKYRLPTIIVAVVGLIICAVGVNQFVTAYPHNWNVGAAADQSGEIVGIYAIGAVAVVAASGTTLVGFQLARARTPEPSAADNNADGDDGVDEEAVSEQVRRDMDEALSNTELSWGGVRKKETTRLKLDTSSVDDIDRSSFENAKVTETRGGSVDDAVSGLQGLRGGEKETAVGESTDDQATALSELRKQQQATEEAESTGLLDRIRGLFS; via the coding sequence ATGACGAGTGACGGGCAGAACAGACTCCTCGCCCTTTATCGGCACTACGTCGGCTCAGACCCCGACGAGACGACCGTCTATCTGGGCTTCGCGCTGTTCTTCACGGCAATCGGACTACTCGCAGTCGCACTGGCGACGGTGATCTGGAGCGGTGGCGTCCCACCCGAAAACATCTTCAAATACGAACTCCGCGAGGTCGCCGGCGTTACGGGCGCAATCGGGATTCCGTTGTTGCTTACCTCGGTCGTCGTGTTGTTGCCGACGAAGTATCGACTGCCGACGATTATCGTCGCCGTCGTTGGCCTCATCATCTGCGCTGTTGGCGTCAACCAGTTCGTCACCGCGTACCCGCACAACTGGAACGTCGGGGCGGCCGCAGACCAGAGTGGGGAAATCGTCGGTATCTACGCCATCGGCGCGGTCGCCGTCGTCGCCGCGAGCGGAACGACGCTCGTCGGGTTCCAACTGGCGCGCGCTCGGACGCCGGAACCATCGGCGGCGGACAACAATGCTGACGGTGACGATGGCGTCGACGAGGAAGCCGTCTCGGAGCAAGTGCGCCGCGACATGGACGAAGCGCTCTCGAACACCGAACTGTCGTGGGGCGGCGTCCGAAAGAAAGAGACGACGCGCCTCAAACTCGACACGTCGTCGGTCGACGACATTGACCGGTCCAGTTTCGAGAACGCGAAGGTAACCGAGACACGTGGAGGCAGCGTCGACGATGCGGTCTCGGGACTCCAAGGGCTTCGTGGCGGTGAAAAAGAGACGGCCGTCGGTGAAAGCACGGACGACCAAGCCACCGCACTCTCCGAACTCCGTAAGCAACAGCAGGCCACAGAGGAGGCGGAATCGACCGGCCTTCTCGACCGGATTCGCGGGCTGTTTTCCTGA
- a CDS encoding disk-shape morphogenesis protein volactin, protein MAKGLDVGTMNILSASQDGNETVFVQQRNSFVEIDYSDMAEQMLSRSDVLHIRKDDKVYVVGDDALNFANIFSKETRRPMQHGILSSEESSAIPMIKLIIEQVVGAPSRPNERLFYSSPADPIDSELSTLYHDKTLESMLGDMGYDPEPINEGMAVIYSELADNNFTGLGISFGAGMTNICLSYYAVPVMQFSIARGGDWIDNQTAQATGTAVDKVTSIKEDGFELDFRTDVGGVEGALSIYYENLLDYVIENIEREVDEEDIEEGLDVPVVVTGGTSSPEGFEQLFEHHLEDSTIPFSVNEVRSIERPLYSVARGSLVAARSEEESNGGSGSGSRKSSKSKSKSKANSKSKSKSKSKSKSKSKSKSKSKSKKEAEASSESN, encoded by the coding sequence ATGGCGAAAGGCCTTGACGTAGGTACGATGAACATCCTGTCCGCGAGTCAGGATGGAAACGAGACGGTTTTTGTCCAGCAGCGAAACTCGTTTGTCGAAATCGACTACAGCGACATGGCGGAACAGATGCTCTCGCGGAGCGACGTTCTGCACATCCGCAAGGACGACAAAGTGTACGTCGTCGGCGACGACGCACTCAACTTTGCGAACATCTTCAGCAAGGAAACGCGGCGGCCGATGCAACACGGCATCCTCTCCAGCGAGGAGTCCTCCGCGATTCCGATGATTAAACTCATCATCGAACAGGTCGTCGGCGCGCCCTCCCGCCCGAACGAACGCCTGTTCTATTCGAGTCCCGCAGACCCCATCGACTCCGAGCTTTCGACGCTGTATCACGACAAGACGCTCGAATCGATGCTCGGCGATATGGGGTACGACCCCGAACCCATCAACGAGGGGATGGCGGTCATCTACAGCGAACTCGCAGACAACAACTTCACCGGTCTCGGCATCTCGTTCGGCGCAGGCATGACGAACATCTGTCTGTCGTACTACGCGGTCCCCGTGATGCAGTTCTCCATTGCCCGCGGTGGCGACTGGATCGACAACCAGACCGCACAGGCGACCGGAACAGCCGTCGACAAGGTGACCTCAATCAAGGAAGACGGCTTCGAACTCGACTTCCGCACCGACGTCGGCGGCGTCGAGGGCGCACTGTCCATCTACTACGAAAACCTCCTCGACTACGTTATCGAGAACATTGAACGCGAAGTCGACGAAGAAGACATCGAAGAAGGACTGGACGTACCGGTCGTCGTCACCGGCGGTACGTCGAGTCCCGAAGGCTTCGAACAACTGTTCGAACACCACCTCGAAGACTCGACGATTCCGTTCTCCGTGAACGAGGTCCGCAGTATCGAACGCCCGCTGTACAGCGTCGCTCGCGGGTCGCTCGTCGCGGCACGGTCTGAAGAGGAATCCAACGGTGGGTCCGGAAGCGGGTCCCGCAAAAGCTCGAAGTCGAAATCTAAGTCCAAAGCGAACTCCAAGTCCAAGTCCAAGTCCAAGTCCAAGTCCAAGTCCAAGTCCAAGTCCAAGTCCAAGTCCAAGTCGAAAAAGGAAGCCGAAGCGTCGAGCGAATCGAACTAA
- a CDS encoding zinc finger domain-containing protein: MPCPRCSQHLSTLAFDGHAALYCERCGFADIEASHERDAPASESWDDAITRFRKQAAETRCDGGDDC, from the coding sequence ATGCCTTGCCCGCGTTGCTCACAGCACCTGTCTACGCTTGCTTTCGATGGACATGCAGCGCTGTACTGCGAGCGCTGCGGTTTCGCTGATATCGAAGCATCGCACGAGCGCGACGCCCCTGCAAGTGAGTCGTGGGACGACGCTATAACGCGTTTTCGCAAACAGGCCGCGGAGACGCGATGCGACGGCGGCGACGACTGCTAA
- a CDS encoding tubulin/FtsZ family protein, protein MGQAGGNVLDALIQYEKRTNADFLIDAVAYNTASADLRGLEHVPESNRILFGADEVSGHGVGADNELAAELAERDSRQLLRGTDGTPTSQADAFMIFAGLGGGTGSGAAPVLAKHLKRIYNQPVYGVGILPAADEGGLYSRNAARSLKTFVDVTDHVFAFDNGAWSQSGEDVAQAHDSMNETLVRRLGILLASGEVSDSGTVAESVVDSSEIINTLRGGGISTIGYAASELPTDADDSSGFSIKGLLGKKSSSVDELDSINRITTQTRKAVLGRLTLPCDVDSAARGLVIVSGPPEWLNRKAIERSRTWVEEQTQSMEVRGGDYPVPASNHIGVLVLLGDVARSDRIKEIQSTAIDAQRNGESTHEATEQVVDERLDTLF, encoded by the coding sequence ATGGGGCAAGCGGGCGGGAACGTCCTCGACGCCCTCATCCAGTACGAAAAACGAACGAACGCCGATTTCCTCATCGACGCGGTTGCCTACAATACGGCGTCTGCAGACCTCCGTGGGCTCGAACACGTTCCCGAGTCGAACCGCATCCTCTTCGGTGCCGACGAGGTGAGCGGACACGGCGTCGGCGCGGACAACGAACTCGCCGCGGAACTCGCAGAGCGCGACAGTCGACAACTGCTCCGCGGTACCGACGGAACGCCGACATCGCAAGCGGACGCGTTCATGATATTCGCTGGACTCGGCGGTGGAACCGGCAGCGGCGCAGCGCCGGTCCTCGCAAAGCACCTCAAACGCATCTACAACCAGCCCGTCTACGGCGTCGGCATCCTCCCTGCGGCGGACGAAGGCGGTCTCTACTCGCGGAACGCCGCTCGCTCGCTCAAGACGTTTGTCGACGTAACTGACCACGTCTTCGCCTTCGACAACGGCGCGTGGTCACAGAGCGGCGAAGACGTCGCACAGGCACACGATTCGATGAACGAGACGCTCGTCCGGCGGCTGGGTATCCTCCTTGCATCCGGCGAAGTGAGCGACTCGGGAACCGTCGCAGAGAGCGTCGTCGACTCGTCCGAGATTATCAACACCCTCCGCGGCGGCGGCATCTCGACGATTGGCTATGCGGCGAGCGAACTGCCGACCGACGCCGACGACAGCAGTGGGTTCAGCATCAAAGGGTTGCTCGGCAAGAAGTCGTCGTCGGTGGACGAACTCGACTCCATCAACCGCATCACGACGCAGACGCGAAAGGCGGTTCTCGGCCGACTCACCCTCCCGTGCGACGTTGACTCGGCAGCGCGTGGACTCGTCATCGTGAGTGGCCCGCCCGAATGGTTGAACAGAAAAGCTATCGAGCGGAGTCGAACGTGGGTCGAAGAACAGACCCAGAGCATGGAAGTTCGCGGCGGCGACTACCCGGTGCCGGCGTCGAACCACATCGGTGTGTTGGTCCTCCTCGGCGACGTGGCGAGAAGCGACCGCATCAAAGAGATTCAATCGACCGCCATCGATGCACAGCGAAACGGTGAGTCGACCCACGAAGCGACGGAGCAAGTCGTCGACGAACGGCTCGACACGCTCTTTTGA
- a CDS encoding histidine kinase, whose protein sequence is MILCLHAPPQFNGVEAVKAVRRFDASVPVVLATQMQNARVNIQAIQSQVTWSVGLPSDVPAEEALSEVVVDAAEWLDGQTE, encoded by the coding sequence TTGATACTCTGTCTACACGCACCACCGCAGTTCAACGGTGTCGAGGCGGTGAAGGCGGTCCGCCGCTTCGATGCGTCGGTTCCGGTGGTGTTAGCAACGCAGATGCAGAATGCGAGAGTCAACATACAGGCGATACAATCACAGGTCACCTGGAGCGTGGGTCTTCCGAGCGATGTGCCGGCAGAGGAAGCGCTCTCTGAAGTCGTCGTCGACGCGGCCGAGTGGCTTGACGGTCAAACCGAGTAA
- a CDS encoding DUF7504 family protein, protein MDEHDELEPPTSTSDSEMQPSSSQVGLAASRQTSRAGVRTSDATPPNPPEQTEPVGSDDTASEIGFGTPATDAFDRLTDQPNVLFVGPAASAVACGRSIRQSMTESTATNQLLMCIETPFDAQLDILRTSRTEVTEQRVVITAPPHDRTRAIEMSERQVDVLNVERPTDLPRLGTEVTNLLTQWTDAPWNVSIHSLSSLLEAVDNDQHVFRFLHALTAQVRAADARAQYYLDPTRHDEQTIRTFASLFDVVLEFSADGTVSCR, encoded by the coding sequence ATGGACGAACACGACGAGCTAGAGCCTCCCACGTCGACTTCCGACTCCGAGATGCAACCCTCGTCGTCTCAAGTGGGCCTCGCAGCATCACGACAGACGAGTCGTGCGGGGGTCCGCACCAGCGACGCAACTCCCCCGAATCCTCCCGAGCAAACCGAGCCTGTGGGGAGCGACGATACTGCCTCCGAAATTGGGTTCGGCACACCGGCAACTGATGCGTTCGACCGTCTTACGGACCAGCCAAACGTACTCTTCGTCGGCCCTGCTGCGTCTGCAGTCGCGTGTGGTCGCTCCATACGGCAGTCAATGACGGAATCGACAGCAACGAACCAACTTCTTATGTGTATCGAGACACCGTTCGACGCACAACTCGACATTCTCCGTACCTCTCGTACTGAAGTAACCGAACAACGCGTGGTCATCACTGCACCGCCTCACGACCGGACCCGCGCCATCGAGATGTCGGAGAGACAGGTCGACGTACTGAACGTCGAGCGACCGACTGACCTCCCCCGTCTCGGTACCGAAGTAACCAATCTTCTGACTCAGTGGACCGACGCACCGTGGAACGTGTCTATCCACTCACTATCGAGTCTTCTCGAGGCTGTCGATAACGACCAGCATGTCTTCCGGTTCCTTCACGCCCTTACTGCACAGGTTAGGGCCGCAGACGCCCGTGCACAGTATTATCTCGACCCGACTCGCCACGACGAGCAGACGATTCGAACGTTCGCCTCACTTTTCGACGTAGTTCTGGAGTTCAGCGCGGACGGAACTGTCTCGTGCAGGTAA
- a CDS encoding HalOD1 output domain-containing protein, whose product MGMSISGHESPKRTRVWYDCERDESVSEAILTATSEHKACEPTELAPLGEYADTDALDTLFGAESSFSPSLSNGNLEFEYDDVVVKVDTMGVVEIIDPD is encoded by the coding sequence ATGGGAATGAGTATCTCGGGGCACGAAAGCCCCAAACGAACGCGGGTGTGGTACGACTGTGAACGAGACGAATCAGTGTCCGAGGCGATTCTGACAGCGACAAGCGAGCATAAAGCGTGTGAACCGACCGAGCTCGCACCGCTCGGCGAGTACGCCGATACAGATGCACTCGACACGTTATTCGGTGCCGAGAGTTCGTTCTCGCCGTCGCTGTCGAACGGGAACCTCGAATTCGAATACGACGACGTGGTCGTCAAAGTCGATACGATGGGCGTAGTCGAAATCATCGACCCCGACTGA
- a CDS encoding helix-turn-helix domain-containing protein, whose translation MKLAVPTDFDILEALSDGRRNTAVNLSYILDKNRSYINTRLPILADYGLLARVGPAPNSGLYEITEKGLVVLDNRDQYRTEGVDFDDLVESELRARTGDDAAAE comes from the coding sequence ATGAAGTTGGCCGTCCCAACTGACTTCGATATACTGGAGGCACTCTCTGATGGGAGGCGGAATACTGCTGTAAACCTCTCGTATATCCTCGACAAGAACCGTTCGTACATTAACACGCGACTGCCGATACTAGCAGACTACGGACTGCTGGCGCGAGTCGGGCCCGCGCCGAACTCCGGTCTGTACGAGATTACCGAGAAGGGACTGGTCGTCCTCGACAACCGCGACCAGTATCGTACAGAAGGCGTCGATTTCGACGACCTCGTCGAGTCCGAACTTAGGGCACGGACCGGCGACGACGCTGCAGCAGAATAG